The Flexistipes sp. region AACAAAACCCAAAGATAAGAAGAAAGGCAAGCCGCAGGCACAGAAGAAAGGCAAAGAGAAAAAGGCTGAGCAGCCAAAACCCCAGAAACCCGTTAAGCCGGGAAAAATTCAGATTGGAGAATCTGTGACAGTGAGTGAATTTGCCGGCATGATCGGTATTAAAGCTACAGAACTTATTAAAAAGCTTATGATGATGGGGGTTATGGCAACAGTTAATCAGCATATTGACGCGGAAACTGCCCAGCTTCTGGGAGCTGAGTATGATATTGAAGTGGAAATAAAAACGGTTAAAGAAGATGATCTTCTGCCTCAGGTGGAGGATGATCCTGAAAAGATGCAGCATAGACCGCCCATTGTTACAGTTATGGGGCATGTTGATCACGGTAAAACATCGCTTTTGGATGCGATCAGGGAAACTAAAGTTGCTGATGCTGAAGCAGGCGGTATTACTCAGCATATAGGCGCGTATGAAGTAGACCACGAAAAGGGAAAGGTGGTTTTTCTGGATACCCCTGGTCACGAAGCATTTTCCGGCCTTAGGGCAAGGGGTGCTAATGTCACCGATATCGTCATTCTTATAGTTGCAGCTGACGATGGTGTGATGCCCCAGACGAAAGAGGCTATTGATCATGCCAAAGCTGCTGGAGTCAGAATGGTTGTGGCTATCAATAAGGTTGATAAACCAAATGCTAATGTTGAGAAGGTTAAAACTCAACTTGCCGAATACAATATTATCCCTGAAGAATGGGGTGGTGAATATCAGTTTGAAGAAATTTCAGCCAAAAATCATGTGGGTATAGATGACTTGCTTGACCGCGTACTCCTTGAGTCTGAAATGCTGGAGCTTAAGGCAGATCCCGATCGTCCTGCAGAAGGGATTGTTATAGAGTCTCAGCTTGATAAGCAGAAAGGACCTGTAGGCACTATTTTGGTGAAAAAGGGTACATTGAAAGTAGGTGACGCTTTCGTTGTGGGTGACCATCAGGGTAAAGTAAGAGCTATGTTCAATTACGCCGGAAAACCTATTAAGGAAGCCGGACCTTCGATTCCTGTTGAAATAATGGGATTCAGTGAAGTGCCTGAATCCGGTGATTCTTTTATAGTGACACAGGATGAAAAGACAGCCAAACAGGTTGCTTCCATGAGACATGATAAGAAAAAAGAGAAAGAACTTGCCGAAAGATCTAAAGTAAGCCTAAATGATCTTTTTGACCGTATAAAAGAAGGAGAAATCTCCGAGCTTAATATTGTTATAAAAGCCGATGTTCAGGGCTCTCTTGAGGCACTCAAGAATTCTCTGCTCAAGCTTTCCAATCCGGAAGTAAAATTAAACATCATTCACGGCGGTGTGGGCGGAATTAACGAGTCCGATATCCTGCTCGCTTCTGCTTCCAATGCGATAGTGATCGGTTTTAATGTCAGACCGGATTCCAAAGCTAAAACCACCGCTGAAAAAGAGGATGTTGAAATAAACCTTTACTCCGTGATTTACGAAGCCATCGAAAGTGTTGAAAAAGCCATCGAGGGTATGCTTACACCCGAGACAAAAGAAAATGTGATCGGCAGGGTAGAGGTGAGACAGGTTTTCTCTGTGCCTAAAGCCGGTAAGATTGCAGGCTCTTATGTTCTCGAAGGCAAAGTTGTAAGAAATGCTCATGCCCGTGTTGTCAGAGATAACGTGGTTGTTTATGACGGTGCTATAGATTCTCTGAAACGGTTTCAGAATGATGCCAAGGAAGTTACTTCAGGTTATGAATGTGGTATCGGCATAGCTAAATTCAATGATATAAAAGAGGGAGATATCCTGGAAATATATGAATTTAAAGAAGAAAAGCGTACTATTGAAGATGTGCAAAAAGAGCATCAGAAAGAAAAGGCGGATAATGAATGACGATAGGCTCTGTTGTCTTTGAGCTTGATATTGACAGCGCTTTTTCCCTTAAAGAAAAAAGAAGGGTTTTAAACAGCTTGAAAACCCGTCTTAAAAATAAATTTAATGTAGCGGTTGCAGAAGTGGGAGAAAAGGATGTCTGGAACAGGGCTGATCTGGCAATTGTTACCCTTGCTGACGACAGATCCTTTCTGGATTCACAACTTCAGCAAATTATCAATTTTGTGGATATGTTTCACGAGGTTGTAATTATGCATATAAATCAGGAGATTTTTTGATGCAGAAAGGCGGATACAGAGACAGAAGAGTGGCCGAACTTCTCAGACAGGAGATTTCGAAGATGGCGGAATTTTCCATAAAAGACCCTCGGGTAAAAGGTGCGGTTATCGTTAAAGTTAATGTCACAAAGGATTTGAGCCTTGCCAGAGTATATGTGCGCAGTATGTTTGAGGATAACCTGGATGAGGTTTTGGAAGGATTTAAAAGCTCTACAGGTTTTATTATAAGTCAGTTGAATAAAAAGATAAGAATACGCAAGATACCGGATCTGGAATTTATTAAAGATGACACCATTGAAGTGGCAAGCAGAATAGAAGAGCTTATTGAGGAAATTCACAAATCAGATGAACGTAATAATTAACGTTTACAAACCTTCCGGAGTATCTTCATTTCAGACGGTCAATAAGGTAAAAAAACTGCTTGGTGCCGATAAATGCGGGCACACAGGAACTCTTGACCCTTTGGCCGAGGGTGTACTGCCCGTTTGCGTAAATCAGGCAACAAAGTTTGCCGATTATATTATGGATTCTGAAAAAGAATATGTGGCCGAATTATGTTTCGGTAAAAAGACAGACACAATGGATAAAACCGGGAGCATTTTGGAGGAAAGACCACACTGTAAAATTGATGAAGAGAAATTCCGGAAATTGCTGGAAAATTTTACCGGTGATGTGAATTTAAAGGTTCCATCATATTCTGCAGTTAAGCTTAACGGGGAAAGGGCATATAAGCTTGCCAGAAAAGGTGAAATAGAGGACGCAGGATACAGAACTTCGAAGATAAAAGAAATGGAACTGCTGAGTTTTGAATTTCCCGTTGCGGTTTTACGTATCAGATGCAATAAGGGTACATACATAAGAAGCTTAGTAGACAGATTAGGCGATGAAAGCGGATGTCTGGCATATATGAGCGGACTTGTGAGATCATCCAACGGCAGTTTTCATATGAAAGACTCTTTTTCGCCTGGAGAAATCGAAAAATGTATCGAAAACGGCGATTATTCGTTTATGAAGAATGTGAATGATATTTTAAACTGGCCTGTTGCAGTTGTGAAGGATGAAGCTGTTGACGCTTTGATGAACGGGAATGCTCCTGATAAACAGGGGTATTTAAAGCTTCCTTTAGAGCAGGGAGATAACTTTTTTATACAAAATTTAAAAGGCGAAATACTGGCCTTTGGCAGGAAGATGAAAAGAAGCAGAAAACCGATTAAAGTTGTTAAGGTGTTCAAAAATAAACTTTAATTCGAATATTTTGATAAAATTATTGTAAAATAAATTTTTTTTTGATAGAATTTTCGTTTTTACAAGGAGGTGTAAAATGGCTTTAGCAAAAGAAGAAAAGCAGGAGATTATGGAGAAATTTAAGGTGCATGACAATGACACAGGTTCTCCGGAAGTTCAGGTGGCACTTTTAACCAATAGAATAAAAGACCTTACTGAACATTTTAAAACTCACCCGCAGGATTATCATTCAAGAAAAGGCCTGTTGATATTAGTCAGCAAAAGAAGAAAGCTGCTGGATTATCTTAAAAAGAAAAATTACAACAGGTACAAAAAATTGATAAGCAATCTGGGAATAAGGAAGTAATATGGAAAACAAAGAGAAGATTTACGAAATCGTGCTCGGGGAAAACTCCGAGCCGATTTATCTGAAGACGGGCTGGAAAGCCAAACAGGCTAATGCCAGCATTTGGGCGCAGCATGGTGATACTATTGCGCTGGTTACCGCCACGTGCAGCAATAAAGCACCTGAGGGGATAGATTTTTTCCCCCTTACAGTGAATTATTTCGAAAAATTCTACGCAGTGGGCAAAATACCGGGAGGTTTTTTTAAGAGAGAAGCTAAACCTTCTGACAGGGAAACCTTAATATCAAGGTTGATTGACCGCCCTTTAAGGCCTCTTTTTCCTGACGGTTTCAGAAATGAAACCCAGATTGTGGCTATGGTGGTTTCAAGTGATCAGGTTTGCTCAAGTGATATTCTGGCACTCAATGCTGCCAGTGCTTCACTGATGATTTCCGATATACCTTTTAACGGGCCTGTCGGTGCCGTGCGTGTGGGAAGAATAGACGGTGAGCTTGTGTTGAATCCTAATGCAGGAAAACTTGATGAGCTTGAAATGAATATAACTGTTGCCGGTACGGAAGATGCTATTGTAATGGTCGAGGCCGGAATGGACATAGTTTCTGAAGATGAAGTTATTGATGCTCTGGAGTTCGGTCATGAAGGAATCAAAAAAATAATAGCCGTTCAGAAACAGATGAGAGATGAGTTGGGCGGGGAAAAAATCAGTTTCAGTGATTTCTCCACTCCGGAAGATTTGGTGGAGAAGGTTAATTCCGAAATAGGGGATAAACTGAAAAAAGCTGTAATGATTCCCGGAAAACAGGAAAAATACGATGCTATTGACGAAATAAAAGAGGAATATCTTGAAAAAGTCAAAGAGGAACTAGGTGAAGAGGAATTTGCTGATAAATCCAAACTTTACAACGATGCTTTTTCTGCTGTGGAAAAAAATGTATTTAGGGAAGTTACACTCAATTCCGGGCAGAGAGTTGACGGCAGAAAATACGATGAGATAAGACCGATTGATATTGAAACAGGCCTCCTTCCAAAAGCACACGGTTCGGCTCTTTTTACAAGAGGTGAAACACAGGCGCTTGTCACCACAACTCTGGGAACGAAAATGGATTCTCAGATGGTGGATGATATTGAAGGAGAAACTTCAAAACGTTTTATGCTTCACTATAATTTTCCGCCTTACTGTGTGGGTGAAGTCGGTTTTATGAAACCTCCCGGCAGAAGGGAGATAGGTCATGGTGCACTTGCCGAGCGCGCTCTTCAGTATATTCTCCCCGATGAGGAGAGTTTTCCTTACACCATGCGCATTGTTTCGGATATTCTTGAATCGAACGGCTCATCTTCGATGGCATCGGTGTGCGGAGGAAGCCTTGCACTTATGGATGCCGGTGTGCCTGTTAAAGATGCCGTTGCAGGAATTGCTATGGGGCTTATCTATGAGAAGGGCAAATTTGCCGTTTTGACAGATATAATGGGTTTGGAAGATCATCTTGGAGATATGGATTTTAAGGTTACCGGAACTAAAGATGGTATTACAGCTTTACAAATGGATATAAAGATAGAGGGACTATCCCGCGATATCTTGAAAGAGGCTTTACAGCAGGCAAAAGAGGGCAGACTTTACATTCTCGATAAAATGAATGAACAGCTTCCTTCACCAAAAGAGCTGCCTGATAACGCTCCAAGATTTGAAAGAATCAATGTAAATCCTGAGAAGGTTGGGCTTATTATCGGACCTTCCGGGAAAACGATTAAAGGCATTATAGACGAGACCGGTGTAGCTATAGATATACTTGACGGTGGTATCCTTAATATCTTTGCCACGGACAAGGAATCTATTGAGAATGCCAGAGAAAAGATTGAAGCTCTGGTGCAGGAGCTTGAAATTAACAAGGTTTATACCGGTAAAGTTAAAAAGGTTATGGAATACGGCGCTTTCGTAGAACTTCTGCCTGGTGTGGAAGCACTTCTTCATGTGTCTCAATACAGTAAAGAACGGATTAAAAGTATTGCAGATTACCTGAAGGTGGGAGATGAAGTTAAGGTGAAATACCTGGGCAAAGACGAGCGGGGCAGACATAAAATAACCAGAAAAGATATGGAATGAATTTAAAGGTGTCTCAGGACACCTTTTTTTCTTGGTATGAAAAAAATTAACGTTAAAATACAAAAAACAAAAGACAGCAGGGTTCCTGTTTACAAAACCGAAGAATCAGCCGGGGCAGATTTATTTGCTGCAGAAGCGGGAATTGTGAAAGCAGGGAAAATAAAACTGGTGAAGACCGGTGTATCTTTCTCTATTCCGGAAGGATATGAAGCCCAAATCAGACCCAGAAGCGGTTTGGCCTTAAAAAAAGGGGTAACAATACTTAATACGCCCGGCACCATTGATTCTGATTATCGTGGTGAAGTAGGGGTAATTTTAGTGAACTTTGGTGATAACGACTTTGTCTTCAATACAGGAGACAGAATTGCTCAGGTTGTATTTTCAAAAGTTTACAGGGCTGAATTTACTCTTTCTGACGAGTTGGATACAACAGAAAGAGGATCGGGCGGTTTCGGACATACGGGTTTTTAAATCTTGACTATAAAAGGTAATTAGATAATATTAAGCTAATGAACTCATTGCTAATCGACACTTCATGGGGAAATTTGTCCTTATCGCTGGTAAGAGAAGGCGAGCTTATTTCAAACATATCTCTGAAACTAAAAAACAAAATGAATGAGATGCTTCTGGAGGCAATAGATTACTGTTTGAAAAGTGTGTCTATGCAGCTGCGTCAGCTTGATAGTATTACAGCTGTTATCGGTCCGGGGTCATTTACCGGAATAAGAATCGGCGTTTCTTCAATTCAGGGCATTGCAGCAGGATTGGAAATAAAACCTTCAGGGATCTCATCTCTCGATGCGGCTGCGCTGGTTATCAATAAATCAAAAAGCAGAATAGCGTGCAAACTGCGCGGAAAAACCTTCGCCCTAAGGGAATACGATTTTGAGAGGGGGAAATATTCTGAATATCAGAATGTGACCGAAGATATGATAGATTCTGATATTGTTTTGATTAATACGAAGAATTCAGGTGATGTTGATCTTAGCAAGGCAATAATGCACAATAAATTTTCACAGTTTTTAAGAGACTGTGTTCCTTTTTATATGACTAAATCCGAAGCGGAGCTCAAATTTGGTAATTGAAGCTGATATCTCACATATAAAGCTGATTGCTGAAATAGAAAAGGAAAACTTCCAAAAGCCCTGGTCATATAATTCTATATATGAAGAGTTTATGAATCAAGATTCCGCAATTTATGTTTTTCTCGAAAAAAATCAGGTTGCAGGCTACCTTATTTACAGATGGATGTTGGATGAGGTGGAGCTTTTGGATATTTCTGTAAAAAAGGATTTCAGACGCTGCGGGATTGCAGATAGATTGATGGAGTTTCTTATAGAACAATCAAAAAGTTGTCATATTTTCCTTGAAGTTAGACAGGATAACGCTCCTGCATTAAATCTTTATAAAAAGAAGGGCTTCAGGAAAATTGGATTGAGGAAAAATTATTACTCACAAGGTATCGACGGATTTGTTATGAAATTATATGTACAAGGGGTGCAAGATGTTAAAAATGAATCAGGGTGTTGTGCAAGAGCTGTTGGAATCCAATAAGGAATTTAAAGAACTCTTTGACGAACATGTGAAGCTTGAGCAGGACTTGGAAGCGCTTTACAGCTTGAAATACATACCACCTGAGGTTGAGCGGAAGATAAAAGAGATTAAAAAAATCAAGCTCAGGGGAAAAGACAGGATGGAACAGATTATTTCCGAGCATAAAAAATCCAGTTGATTTATTCGTTTACTGGGGATTGTAATTGCCGGTAACTTTTTAATAAATGCAAGAGGTGTTGAATGGATAAGAAAAAGTATGTATTTACATCAGAGTCAGTGACAGAAGGTCATCCGGATAAGATTGCGGATCAGATTTCCGACGCCATCCTTGATTCCATGCTGAGTGAGGATCCCTTCAGCAGAGTGGCATGTGAGACAATGGTGACAACGGGGCTGGCAATCGTAGCCGGAGAAATTACTACACGCACATATGTTGATATTCCCGGCGTTGTCCGCGATACAGTAAAGGAGATAGGCTATACAAGGGCAAAATACGGTTTTGATTATGAGACCTGTGGTGTGATGACGAGTATTGACAAACAGTCTCCTGATATCGCCCAGGGGGTTGATACCGGCGGAGCAGGTGATCAGGGGTTGATGTTCGGTTTTGCATGTGATGAAACCGAGGAGTTAATGCCTCTTCCGATAATGCTTGCTCACAAAATTTGTATGCAGCTTTCCGATGTCAGAAAATCGGAGATACTGCCTTATCTGCGTCCGGACGGTAAATCGCAGGTTACTATAGAGTACGACGGCTTCAAACCGGTGAAAGTGGATACCGTTGTGGTTTCCACCCAGCATGCCGATGATATAAAACTTTCCGATTTGAAAGAGGATATAGTTGAGAAGGTTATCAAACCTGTTATCCCCAAACATCTGCTTGATGATGAAGATATCACATATCATATCAATCCCACCGGCAGATTTGTTGTGGGGGGTCCGATGGGAGACTGCGGACTTACGGGCAGAAAAATAATTGTGGATACCTACGGAGGCTCCGGAAGACATGGAGGCGGATGCTTTTCAGGTAAGGACCCTTCAAAAGTTGACAGAAGTGCTGCTTATGGAGCCAGATGGGTTGCAAAGAATATAGTTGCTTCCGGTCTAGCCAGCAGATGTGAATTGCAGCTGGCTTATGCTATCGGAGTGGTCGAGCCTGTATCTGTTTCCGTAAATACCTACGGCACAGGTGCTGTCCCCGATTCAGAGCTGGAAAAAATTGTCAGAAAAATATTTGATCTCACCCCCAAAGGTATTATGGAAGCGCTGGATCTTAGAAAACCGATTTATAAAAGTACGGCAGCCTACGGTCATTTCGGCCGGGATGGTTTTTCCTGGGAAGACACTGCCAGGGCTCAGGATATAAAAGATTTGGCGGGCAAGCTTGGCTCCTAACCAGAACAGGTGAAAAGTGCAAAGTAAATATGATGTTATAGTGATAGGAGCGGGGCCAGCAGGTGTGAACGCCGCTACACAGCTGTCCGCTGCCGGTTTTTCTGTTCTTGTGGTTTCTGAATACATCGGAGGCGGGTATTGTTTCTCGGGCAGTATCATGTCGAACACCGCCCTGTATCTGAGTTATTTGTACAATAAATTTAAGACAAGAACGGTTAATTTTATTGATATACCCGAAGAGGCCGTTAAAGCTCCGTTTGACTTCAAAAAATCCAGGAAGTATGTTGAAAACATCTCCACCAAAATAGTAAAGGCTTTCACCGACCAGCTAAGTGAAGCCGGTTCCGAATTTTTTCAGGGTATTGCTGAATTTGCCGGCAAAGATAAACTTAAAATTCAATCCCGTCAAACCGGTAAAAAGCACGAAGTTAAATTTGGCAAGTGTATTGTAGCCACGGGTTCGTATAACCCTCCCCTTGAAATACCTTCCACAAAAAAGTTCCTATATGCAAATAATATTTTCAATCTTCAGACAGTTCCTGCTTCTGTTGCCGTTATCGGAGGCGGCTTTGTGGGTTGTGAATATGCTACATTTTTCAGAAGATTAGGCTGTGATGTCCATATTGTAGAAAAAACGGACAGAATACTCTCCACGTTTGACCCGCAGGTCACCAAAAGACTGGAAGACAGCTTCAAGAGGAACGGTATTAATCTGAGAAAGAATGCCAATATAGTGAATGTGGAAAAAGTAGGGAATAAGAGTATTCTTTTTTTTGATGATGATGATAATATGGAGGCTGAGGAAATCTTTGTTGCCGTCGGGCGTAAACCTGCTGTGAATAATCTTTCATTAGAGAAAGCCGGTGTCCAAATGAATGAGAACGGTGTGGAGCTTGACCAAAGCTTTAGAACCAGCAATAAAAATATATATCTTGTGGGCGATGCATCGGGAAAAACTATGCTTGTTAACTGGGCATATAAATCCTCTTCATTTGTTGCTAAACATATATCAGGTGTTCAGAGAAAATTTAAATACGAATTTATGCCGAAGGTTTTATACATAGATCCGGAGGTTTCAAGTGTAGGTTTTACCGAAAAGGAAGCCAGACTGAAAGGTTTCTCGCCTTTGACGGTAAAGTATACCTATACAAATCTTGAAAAATCTTTGATAATAGGGTTTAACAAAGGACTGGTAAAAGTGATTTATGACAGGGAAACGAAAAGGATTCTCGGTGCTCATATTTTCGGAAAAGGTGCTTCTGAACTTGTGACAGCATTTACACTTTTAATCCAGTCCGGTATTAAAATCGATAATATTTCCGAATATATATTTAATCATCCTACTTTCGCCGAAGTTCTCAATGAGCTGGGAAATAAAGTGAAGACAAAAGGGGGGAAGTAGGAAGATAGTTAAGTGGTAAGATGGTGAGATAGTGAAGTGGTGAGGTAGAGAGGTAGAGAGGTTGGTTAGGAATGAATACAGTTTTCTTGGGGTTGGGATCAAACATTTATCCGAAAGCCAAAAATCTGTCATCTGCTATCGCAGGGTTGTCTTCTCTTCTGAATATTATCTCCGTTTCAGGTGTTTACAAAAGCCGGTCATTGCTTCTTGATGCTCAGCCGGACTACTTTAATATTGTATTAAAAGCATCAACTTTTATCAATCCTTGTCAGCTTCTTTCTTTTTGCAAAACTATTGAGAAAATAATGCATAGGGATACCCCTTACAAATGGGGACCCAGAAATATTGATATCGATATTATTGATTTTGACAAAAGGATTATTAAAAGTAAATCACTCTTTTTGCCCCATAAAGAGTTCCCGTACAGAACTTTTGTTGTGCTGCCGCTTTTGGAGATTGAGCCGGACTATGTTCATCCGGAGAATCATATTAGTGTTGAAAAAATGTATGATTTATTGGATAATCACAGTGAGATTCATCGTTTGGGAGAGTTAAAATGGCGGTAGTGACAATTTCCAGAAGTTTCGGCTGTTCCGGAGAGAAAGTTGGAGAAGAAGTTGCCGGACGTCTTAATTATTCTATGATTAATAAACAGATTATTGAATATATTTCAATTTTAGCGGATACTCCCTTGGAGGTGGTATCAAAATTTGATGAGGAACAGCATTCGAATATTAACGCCAGGCTTTCCAAATATATTGATTTGTCGATGTTTAAAGAGATGTTTGGCAAAAGCGGCAAAGAACTCAAAGAACCGTTGGCGGAGAAAATTATCGATGAGAAGGAGAAGCTGTTTAAAGAAGATGTCGATTACAGTCCTGTTTTTGACAGCGATGTTTTCAGGCAGATGAGTGAAAGGGTATTTCATTTTATTGCCGATAAGGATAACGCCGTTATTATGGGCAGAGGTGGACAGGTTGTTTTGCAGGAACACCGCAATACTCTGCATATAAGGCTGTATGCACCTGTTTCTAAAAGGGTTGAGTGGATTGCAAGCCGGAGGGATATCCCGAAAAAAGAAGCTTCTAAACTTGTCGAGGATATAGATAAAAAACGAAGGAACTATCTGCAGCACTATTACGGAGAAGATATCAGTGATGACAAACTGTATCACCTGGTTATTAACGTTGATAAACTTTCAGTTTCCGAAGCAGCCGGTATGATTTTGAGTCTTATCGATATCAAAAGCTCCAAAGAAAAAGCTTAGTATCTTCATTAAATTTTCTTACATTGGCATTTTCTCCGGCATATGAGAATATTTCATATTCGAATGCGAAAACCGGTGTATCCGGCAGTAAGTGTCCTCCGATTACGGTAAAATCCCTTTTGGCAAGTGTGATATGGATATGTGCAAACGGCTTGTCATCTTTCAGAGAAATGTTTCCCTTAAGCGAGATAATTTCCATAGGCTCATTGACATGTGTGTTTTCATACGTTCCTTCCTTTTGATTATAAAATGTAATGGAAGCCTTTGTAACACTGCCGATACCGGCAATAAAACCTTCGTGTATATTAAGATTCTTTATTTCATTCATCAGACCGTAATACAGATCTTCATCTTTTTTCAGCCGCCCCTGATAAACGTTGTCGATTCTGAAAATGTTGTACATGGGCACCTCCATTCTTTTAGTTGACAGCATCATAAATCTAACTTATATCTTACAGAGATTTTTTTCAAAATTGTTAAGTTCGCAGTGTTTATACTGCTCTTTATTTAAATTATAACATATAAGATAGCCGGAGGAAATTTTTGTTTAGAAAGGTCAGAGGCTTCAGGGATATTTACGGCGAAGAGATCGGTTACTGGAGAAAAATTGAAAAAGTTATTTATTCTCTTTCCGAGTCGTTCGGCTACAGCGAATATAAGATGCCGGTGCTTGAAAAGGCGGAAGTTTTTGACAGGGGTATAGGCAGTACAACTGATATTGTAGAAAAGGAAATGTTTGCTTTCGAAGACAGAAATGGTGATCTTCTTGCACTGAGACCTGAAGGTACGGCCGGTGTGGTTCGCGGTGTAGTTGAAAATAAGCTTTATGCGGCAAGTGGAGTTAAGAAGTATTATTACTACGGTCCCATGTTTCGCAGAGAGAGGCCTCAAAAGGGTCGTTACAGACAATTTTACCAGTACGGGGTAGAAGCTTTCGGCTCGGCATCTCCTCTTGTTGATGCCGAAGTTATACAGCTTTTGTGCTCCTTTTTTGACAAATGCGGAATAGGGGAGTTTTTGCGTCTTGAAATTAATTCTATTGGTTGTCCGGAATGTCGCCCGGGTTATAAAAATAAATTGATTGAATATTTTTCAAAATATGAAAAGGAATTGTGCGAGGACTGCAAAAGAAGGCTAAATACAAATCCTTTGAGAATACTGGATTGTAAAGTTCCAGGATGTAAAAAGGTTGCATCTGATGCACCGGTGATGATTGATTATCTGTGTTCTGAGTGTTGGGAACATTTTGACAGTGTGAAGTATTATCTGGAGATATCAGGCATAAATTATGATGTCAATCCTTTCATGGTAAGAGGACTTGATTATTATGTGCGGACGGCTTTTGAGATGATAACCGATAAGTTTGAAGCTAACAGTACTGTTGGAGCCGGAGGCAGGTATGACGGATTGGTAAAACAGCTGGGAGGGCCGGATTATCCCGGCATAGGTTTTGCCGTCGGAATAGACAGGTTGGTTAATCTGATCAAAGAAGCCGGGCTGACTTACGAAGAGACCCTTGATATTTTTATGGTGATGTTTCCTGAAACAGTTGATGCCGGACTGAAACTTTTGAAAAGTCTCAGAGATGAAAACTGGGGCGTTGATATGGATTTTGAGCTGGGCTCCATGAAATCCCAGATGAAGAAAGCCAACAGATCACAGGCTTCCTATGTGGTTATTTTGGGAGAGGAAGAGCTCGGGAAAAATGCCGTTACATTGAAAAATATGACTGATGGAGAACAACAGCTTGTCTTGCTGGATGAGTTGAAAAATATTTTATCGCAAAAACTTTAAGTTTGGTAAGTGAAGGAGGCCGAAGTGCTGTCACATTTAGGTAGCTGGAGAAGAACGCATAGTTGCGGTGAACTGAGAGCCGGTAATATTGGAGAAGAAGTTGTTATCATGGGATGGGTTCAGCGCAGAAGAGACCATGGCGGTGTTATTTTTATAGACCTCAGGGATCGTGACGGGGTCACCCAGATAGTACTTAACCCTGAATTTGATAAAGAAGTGCATGAGCTTGGAGATAACGTCAGAAGTGAGTTCGTTATTGCCGCTAAGGGAAAGGTGGAACACAGGCCTGAAGGGACTGTTAACTCTTCTCTGCCCACGGGTGAAGTGGAAGTTTATGTAAACGAACTGAAGATTCTGAATAAATCCGAAACCCCACCGTTTGTTATAGAAAATCATTCCAATGCGAACGAAGACATAAGGCTTAAATACAGGTATCTGGATTTGAGAAGACCTGCGTTGCAGCAGAATATTATACTGAGA contains the following coding sequences:
- a CDS encoding dihydrolipoyl dehydrogenase family protein, with translation MQSKYDVIVIGAGPAGVNAATQLSAAGFSVLVVSEYIGGGYCFSGSIMSNTALYLSYLYNKFKTRTVNFIDIPEEAVKAPFDFKKSRKYVENISTKIVKAFTDQLSEAGSEFFQGIAEFAGKDKLKIQSRQTGKKHEVKFGKCIVATGSYNPPLEIPSTKKFLYANNIFNLQTVPASVAVIGGGFVGCEYATFFRRLGCDVHIVEKTDRILSTFDPQVTKRLEDSFKRNGINLRKNANIVNVEKVGNKSILFFDDDDNMEAEEIFVAVGRKPAVNNLSLEKAGVQMNENGVELDQSFRTSNKNIYLVGDASGKTMLVNWAYKSSSFVAKHISGVQRKFKYEFMPKVLYIDPEVSSVGFTEKEARLKGFSPLTVKYTYTNLEKSLIIGFNKGLVKVIYDRETKRILGAHIFGKGASELVTAFTLLIQSGIKIDNISEYIFNHPTFAEVLNELGNKVKTKGGK
- the folK gene encoding 2-amino-4-hydroxy-6-hydroxymethyldihydropteridine diphosphokinase, translating into MNTVFLGLGSNIYPKAKNLSSAIAGLSSLLNIISVSGVYKSRSLLLDAQPDYFNIVLKASTFINPCQLLSFCKTIEKIMHRDTPYKWGPRNIDIDIIDFDKRIIKSKSLFLPHKEFPYRTFVVLPLLEIEPDYVHPENHISVEKMYDLLDNHSEIHRLGELKWR
- a CDS encoding cytidylate kinase-like family protein produces the protein MAVVTISRSFGCSGEKVGEEVAGRLNYSMINKQIIEYISILADTPLEVVSKFDEEQHSNINARLSKYIDLSMFKEMFGKSGKELKEPLAEKIIDEKEKLFKEDVDYSPVFDSDVFRQMSERVFHFIADKDNAVIMGRGGQVVLQEHRNTLHIRLYAPVSKRVEWIASRRDIPKKEASKLVEDIDKKRRNYLQHYYGEDISDDKLYHLVINVDKLSVSEAAGMILSLIDIKSSKEKA
- a CDS encoding PPC domain-containing DNA-binding protein, producing MYNIFRIDNVYQGRLKKDEDLYYGLMNEIKNLNIHEGFIAGIGSVTKASITFYNQKEGTYENTHVNEPMEIISLKGNISLKDDKPFAHIHITLAKRDFTVIGGHLLPDTPVFAFEYEIFSYAGENANVRKFNEDTKLFLWSF
- the hisS gene encoding histidine--tRNA ligase, with product MFRKVRGFRDIYGEEIGYWRKIEKVIYSLSESFGYSEYKMPVLEKAEVFDRGIGSTTDIVEKEMFAFEDRNGDLLALRPEGTAGVVRGVVENKLYAASGVKKYYYYGPMFRRERPQKGRYRQFYQYGVEAFGSASPLVDAEVIQLLCSFFDKCGIGEFLRLEINSIGCPECRPGYKNKLIEYFSKYEKELCEDCKRRLNTNPLRILDCKVPGCKKVASDAPVMIDYLCSECWEHFDSVKYYLEISGINYDVNPFMVRGLDYYVRTAFEMITDKFEANSTVGAGGRYDGLVKQLGGPDYPGIGFAVGIDRLVNLIKEAGLTYEETLDIFMVMFPETVDAGLKLLKSLRDENWGVDMDFELGSMKSQMKKANRSQASYVVILGEEELGKNAVTLKNMTDGEQQLVLLDELKNILSQKL